The following proteins are co-located in the Heteronotia binoei isolate CCM8104 ecotype False Entrance Well chromosome 21, APGP_CSIRO_Hbin_v1, whole genome shotgun sequence genome:
- the LOC132589100 gene encoding oocyte zinc finger protein XlCOF6-like isoform X7: MLDNYGNVASLESTDVPETAVETDEGLENFSRGSPQNISFPSELVARGVEESFGEFQGFSLEKVQNEQAEGYFRNRDGLQRQEGSGMEKKHAMSFPRQEWGFDEIPGHNHLQWTHSGMKPFLCSKRGMMISSGRQGHVYFPNHIIIKACKCCFCGKYFRYRAQLLLHQRIHTAQKLFECSECGKRFSQNGSLQLHERTHTGEKPFECSECGKRFSRSGGLQQHQRTHTGEKPFECSECGKRFSQNGSLQLHERTHTGEKPFECSECGKKFSRSDNLQEHQRTHTGEKPFECSECGKRFSQNGSLQLHQRTHTGEKPFECSECGKKFSRSDNYQEHQRTHTGEKPCECSECGKRFSRSDNLQEHQRTHTGEKPFECSECGKRFSQNGTLQKHERIHTGEKPFQCFECGKRFSRSDGLQQHQRTHTGEKPFECSECGKRFSQNGTLQLHQRTHTGEKPFECSECGKKFSRSDNLQEHQRTHTGEKPFECSDCGKRFSLSSSLQKHQKTHTGEKPFECSECGKRFSLSSSLQEHQRTHTGEKPFECSECGKRFSRSGALQQHQRTHTGEKPFECSQCGKRFSQSGTLQQHLRTHTGEKPFECSQCGKRYSEYGSLQQHQRTHTGDKPFICLECGKRFSRSSSLQKHQRIHTGEKPFECSECGKRFSQNGTLQKHQITHTGEKPFECSECGKKFSQNGTLQQHQRTHTGEKPFECSECGKRFSLSSSFQQHERTHTGEKPFECSDCGKRFCRSDSLQQHQRTHTGEKPFECSECGKRFSRSGNLQQHQRIHSGETLLMFSVERDSV; encoded by the exons AAAGCACGGATGTACCAGAGACTGCAGTGGAGACAGACGAAGGGCTGGAGAACTTCTCAAGAGGGTCTCCACAGAATATTTCCTTCCCGAGTGAACTGGTTGCGA gaggTGTGGAGGAGTCATTTGGGGAATTTCAGGGATTctcactggaaaaagtccagaatgaACAAGCCGAAGGATACTTCAGGAATAGAGATGGACTacagaggcaggaaggaagcgGTATGGAGAAGAAGCATGCTATGTCTTTTCCTCGCCAAGAATGGGGCTTCGATGAAATCCCAGGCCACAACCATCTCCAGTGGACTCATTCAGGAATGAAGCCTTTTCTCTGCTCAAAGAGAGGAATGATGATCTCCAGTGGAAGACAGGGTCATGTATATTTTCCAAACCACATTATAATAAAGGCATGTAAATGCTGTTTTTGCGGAAAGTACTTCCGATACAGAGCACAGCTTCTTCTACACCAAAGAATACACACAGCACAGaagctttttgaatgctcagagtgtggaaagagattcagtcaaaatgGAAGTCTTCAACTGCAcgaaagaacccacacaggtgagaaaccttttgaatgctcagagtgtggaaagagatttagccGGAGTGGTGgccttcaacagcatcaaagaacccacacaggggagaaaccttttgaatgttcagagtgtggaaagagattcagtcagaatggcagtcttcaactgcacgaaagaacccacacaggggagaaaccatttgaatgctcagagtgtggaaagaaattcagtaggAGTGACAATCTTCAAgaacatcaaagaacccacacaggggagaaaccttttgaatgctcagagtgtggaaagagattcagtcagaatggcagtcttcaactACACCAAAgaactcatacaggggagaaaccatttgaatgctcagaatgtggaaagaaatttagTAGGAGTGACAATTACCaggagcatcaaagaacccacacaggggagaaaccatgtgaatgttcagagtgtggcaagagattcagtaggagtgacaatcttcaagagcatcagagaacccatacaggggaaaagccttttgaatgctccgagtgtggaaagagattcagtcagaatggcactcttcaaaagcatgaaagaatccacacaggggagaaaccatttcagTGCTttgagtgtggaaaaagatttagTCGGAGTGatggtcttcaacagcatcaaagaacccacacaggggaaaaaccttttgaatgctcagagtgtggaaagagattcagtcagaatggcactcttcaactgcaccaaagaacccacacaggggagaaaccatttgaatgctcagagtgtggaaagaaattcagtaggAGTGacaatcttcaagagcatcaaagaacccacacaggggaaaaaccttttgaatgctcagactgtggaaagagattcagtctgagttccagtcttcaaaagcatcaaaaaacccacacaggggagaaaccatttgaatgctcagaatgtggaaagagattcagtctgagttccagtcttcaagagcatcaaagaacccatacaggggagaaaccttttgaatgctcagagtgtggaaagagattcagtaggagtggTGCACTTCAGCAGCATCAacgaactcacacaggggagaagccttttgaatgctcacagtgtggaaagagatttagtcagagtggtactcttcaacagcatctgagaacccacacaggggagaaaccttttgaatgctcacagtgtggaaagagatacaGTGAGTATGGCAGTCtgcaacagcatcaaagaacccacacaggggacaaaCCCTTTatatgcttagagtgtggaaagagatttagtcggaGTTCCAGTCTTCAgaagcatcaaagaatccacacaggggagaaaccttttgaatgctcagagtgtggaaagagattcagtcagaatggcactcttcaaaagcatcaaataacccatacaggggagaaaccttttgaatgttcagagtgtggaaagaaattcagtcagaatggcactcttcaacagcatcaaaggacccacacaggggagaaaccttttgaatgttcagagtgtggaaagagattcagtcttaGTTCCAGTTTTCAACAGCatgagagaacccacacaggggagaagccttttgaatgctcagattgtggaaagaggTTTTGTCGGAGtgacagtcttcaacagcatcaaagaacccacacaggggagaaaccttttgaatgttcagagtgtgggaagagattcagtaggagtggcaatcttcaacaacatcaaagaattcacagtGGAGAAACCCTTTTAATgttcagtgtggaaagagattcagtctga
- the LOC132589100 gene encoding oocyte zinc finger protein XlCOF6-like isoform X9, which produces MLDNYGNVASLGKDLRETAVETDEGLENFSRGSPQNISFPSELVARGVEESFGEFQGFSLEKVQNEQAEGYFRNRDGLQRQEGSGMEKKHAMSFPRQEWGFDEIPGHNHLQWTHSGMKPFLCSKRGMMISSGRQGHVYFPNHIIIKACKCCFCGKYFRYRAQLLLHQRIHTAQKLFECSECGKRFSQNGSLQLHERTHTGEKPFECSECGKRFSRSGGLQQHQRTHTGEKPFECSECGKRFSQNGSLQLHERTHTGEKPFECSECGKKFSRSDNLQEHQRTHTGEKPFECSECGKRFSQNGSLQLHQRTHTGEKPFECSECGKKFSRSDNYQEHQRTHTGEKPCECSECGKRFSRSDNLQEHQRTHTGEKPFECSECGKRFSQNGTLQKHERIHTGEKPFQCFECGKRFSRSDGLQQHQRTHTGEKPFECSECGKRFSQNGTLQLHQRTHTGEKPFECSECGKKFSRSDNLQEHQRTHTGEKPFECSDCGKRFSLSSSLQKHQKTHTGEKPFECSECGKRFSLSSSLQEHQRTHTGEKPFECSECGKRFSRSGALQQHQRTHTGEKPFECSQCGKRFSQSGTLQQHLRTHTGEKPFECSQCGKRYSEYGSLQQHQRTHTGDKPFICLECGKRFSRSSSLQKHQRIHTGEKPFECSECGKRFSQNGTLQKHQITHTGEKPFECSECGKKFSQNGTLQQHQRTHTGEKPFECSECGKRFSLSSSFQQHERTHTGEKPFECSDCGKRFCRSDSLQQHQRTHTGEKPFECSECGKRFSRSGNLQQHQRIHSGETLLMFSVERDSV; this is translated from the exons ACTGCAGTGGAGACAGACGAAGGGCTGGAGAACTTCTCAAGAGGGTCTCCACAGAATATTTCCTTCCCGAGTGAACTGGTTGCGA gaggTGTGGAGGAGTCATTTGGGGAATTTCAGGGATTctcactggaaaaagtccagaatgaACAAGCCGAAGGATACTTCAGGAATAGAGATGGACTacagaggcaggaaggaagcgGTATGGAGAAGAAGCATGCTATGTCTTTTCCTCGCCAAGAATGGGGCTTCGATGAAATCCCAGGCCACAACCATCTCCAGTGGACTCATTCAGGAATGAAGCCTTTTCTCTGCTCAAAGAGAGGAATGATGATCTCCAGTGGAAGACAGGGTCATGTATATTTTCCAAACCACATTATAATAAAGGCATGTAAATGCTGTTTTTGCGGAAAGTACTTCCGATACAGAGCACAGCTTCTTCTACACCAAAGAATACACACAGCACAGaagctttttgaatgctcagagtgtggaaagagattcagtcaaaatgGAAGTCTTCAACTGCAcgaaagaacccacacaggtgagaaaccttttgaatgctcagagtgtggaaagagatttagccGGAGTGGTGgccttcaacagcatcaaagaacccacacaggggagaaaccttttgaatgttcagagtgtggaaagagattcagtcagaatggcagtcttcaactgcacgaaagaacccacacaggggagaaaccatttgaatgctcagagtgtggaaagaaattcagtaggAGTGACAATCTTCAAgaacatcaaagaacccacacaggggagaaaccttttgaatgctcagagtgtggaaagagattcagtcagaatggcagtcttcaactACACCAAAgaactcatacaggggagaaaccatttgaatgctcagaatgtggaaagaaatttagTAGGAGTGACAATTACCaggagcatcaaagaacccacacaggggagaaaccatgtgaatgttcagagtgtggcaagagattcagtaggagtgacaatcttcaagagcatcagagaacccatacaggggaaaagccttttgaatgctccgagtgtggaaagagattcagtcagaatggcactcttcaaaagcatgaaagaatccacacaggggagaaaccatttcagTGCTttgagtgtggaaaaagatttagTCGGAGTGatggtcttcaacagcatcaaagaacccacacaggggaaaaaccttttgaatgctcagagtgtggaaagagattcagtcagaatggcactcttcaactgcaccaaagaacccacacaggggagaaaccatttgaatgctcagagtgtggaaagaaattcagtaggAGTGacaatcttcaagagcatcaaagaacccacacaggggaaaaaccttttgaatgctcagactgtggaaagagattcagtctgagttccagtcttcaaaagcatcaaaaaacccacacaggggagaaaccatttgaatgctcagaatgtggaaagagattcagtctgagttccagtcttcaagagcatcaaagaacccatacaggggagaaaccttttgaatgctcagagtgtggaaagagattcagtaggagtggTGCACTTCAGCAGCATCAacgaactcacacaggggagaagccttttgaatgctcacagtgtggaaagagatttagtcagagtggtactcttcaacagcatctgagaacccacacaggggagaaaccttttgaatgctcacagtgtggaaagagatacaGTGAGTATGGCAGTCtgcaacagcatcaaagaacccacacaggggacaaaCCCTTTatatgcttagagtgtggaaagagatttagtcggaGTTCCAGTCTTCAgaagcatcaaagaatccacacaggggagaaaccttttgaatgctcagagtgtggaaagagattcagtcagaatggcactcttcaaaagcatcaaataacccatacaggggagaaaccttttgaatgttcagagtgtggaaagaaattcagtcagaatggcactcttcaacagcatcaaaggacccacacaggggagaaaccttttgaatgttcagagtgtggaaagagattcagtcttaGTTCCAGTTTTCAACAGCatgagagaacccacacaggggagaagccttttgaatgctcagattgtggaaagaggTTTTGTCGGAGtgacagtcttcaacagcatcaaagaacccacacaggggagaaaccttttgaatgttcagagtgtgggaagagattcagtaggagtggcaatcttcaacaacatcaaagaattcacagtGGAGAAACCCTTTTAATgttcagtgtggaaagagattcagtctga
- the LOC132589100 gene encoding oocyte zinc finger protein XlCOF6-like isoform X6, with amino-acid sequence MLDNYGNVDSLESTDVPETAVETDEGLENFSRGSPQNISFPSELVATGGVEESFGEFQGFSLEKVQNEQAEGYFRNRDGLQRQEGSGMEKKHAMSFPRQEWGFDEIPGHNHLQWTHSGMKPFLCSKRGMMISSGRQGHVYFPNHIIIKACKCCFCGKYFRYRAQLLLHQRIHTAQKLFECSECGKRFSQNGSLQLHERTHTGEKPFECSECGKRFSRSGGLQQHQRTHTGEKPFECSECGKRFSQNGSLQLHERTHTGEKPFECSECGKKFSRSDNLQEHQRTHTGEKPFECSECGKRFSQNGSLQLHQRTHTGEKPFECSECGKKFSRSDNYQEHQRTHTGEKPCECSECGKRFSRSDNLQEHQRTHTGEKPFECSECGKRFSQNGTLQKHERIHTGEKPFQCFECGKRFSRSDGLQQHQRTHTGEKPFECSECGKRFSQNGTLQLHQRTHTGEKPFECSECGKKFSRSDNLQEHQRTHTGEKPFECSDCGKRFSLSSSLQKHQKTHTGEKPFECSECGKRFSLSSSLQEHQRTHTGEKPFECSECGKRFSRSGALQQHQRTHTGEKPFECSQCGKRFSQSGTLQQHLRTHTGEKPFECSQCGKRYSEYGSLQQHQRTHTGDKPFICLECGKRFSRSSSLQKHQRIHTGEKPFECSECGKRFSQNGTLQKHQITHTGEKPFECSECGKKFSQNGTLQQHQRTHTGEKPFECSECGKRFSLSSSFQQHERTHTGEKPFECSDCGKRFCRSDSLQQHQRTHTGEKPFECSECGKRFSRSGNLQQHQRIHSGETLLMFSVERDSV; translated from the exons AAAGCACGGATGTACCAGAGACTGCAGTGGAGACAGACGAAGGGCTGGAGAACTTCTCAAGAGGGTCTCCACAGAATATTTCCTTCCCGAGTGAACTGGTTGCGA caggaggTGTGGAGGAGTCATTTGGGGAATTTCAGGGATTctcactggaaaaagtccagaatgaACAAGCCGAAGGATACTTCAGGAATAGAGATGGACTacagaggcaggaaggaagcgGTATGGAGAAGAAGCATGCTATGTCTTTTCCTCGCCAAGAATGGGGCTTCGATGAAATCCCAGGCCACAACCATCTCCAGTGGACTCATTCAGGAATGAAGCCTTTTCTCTGCTCAAAGAGAGGAATGATGATCTCCAGTGGAAGACAGGGTCATGTATATTTTCCAAACCACATTATAATAAAGGCATGTAAATGCTGTTTTTGCGGAAAGTACTTCCGATACAGAGCACAGCTTCTTCTACACCAAAGAATACACACAGCACAGaagctttttgaatgctcagagtgtggaaagagattcagtcaaaatgGAAGTCTTCAACTGCAcgaaagaacccacacaggtgagaaaccttttgaatgctcagagtgtggaaagagatttagccGGAGTGGTGgccttcaacagcatcaaagaacccacacaggggagaaaccttttgaatgttcagagtgtggaaagagattcagtcagaatggcagtcttcaactgcacgaaagaacccacacaggggagaaaccatttgaatgctcagagtgtggaaagaaattcagtaggAGTGACAATCTTCAAgaacatcaaagaacccacacaggggagaaaccttttgaatgctcagagtgtggaaagagattcagtcagaatggcagtcttcaactACACCAAAgaactcatacaggggagaaaccatttgaatgctcagaatgtggaaagaaatttagTAGGAGTGACAATTACCaggagcatcaaagaacccacacaggggagaaaccatgtgaatgttcagagtgtggcaagagattcagtaggagtgacaatcttcaagagcatcagagaacccatacaggggaaaagccttttgaatgctccgagtgtggaaagagattcagtcagaatggcactcttcaaaagcatgaaagaatccacacaggggagaaaccatttcagTGCTttgagtgtggaaaaagatttagTCGGAGTGatggtcttcaacagcatcaaagaacccacacaggggaaaaaccttttgaatgctcagagtgtggaaagagattcagtcagaatggcactcttcaactgcaccaaagaacccacacaggggagaaaccatttgaatgctcagagtgtggaaagaaattcagtaggAGTGacaatcttcaagagcatcaaagaacccacacaggggaaaaaccttttgaatgctcagactgtggaaagagattcagtctgagttccagtcttcaaaagcatcaaaaaacccacacaggggagaaaccatttgaatgctcagaatgtggaaagagattcagtctgagttccagtcttcaagagcatcaaagaacccatacaggggagaaaccttttgaatgctcagagtgtggaaagagattcagtaggagtggTGCACTTCAGCAGCATCAacgaactcacacaggggagaagccttttgaatgctcacagtgtggaaagagatttagtcagagtggtactcttcaacagcatctgagaacccacacaggggagaaaccttttgaatgctcacagtgtggaaagagatacaGTGAGTATGGCAGTCtgcaacagcatcaaagaacccacacaggggacaaaCCCTTTatatgcttagagtgtggaaagagatttagtcggaGTTCCAGTCTTCAgaagcatcaaagaatccacacaggggagaaaccttttgaatgctcagagtgtggaaagagattcagtcagaatggcactcttcaaaagcatcaaataacccatacaggggagaaaccttttgaatgttcagagtgtggaaagaaattcagtcagaatggcactcttcaacagcatcaaaggacccacacaggggagaaaccttttgaatgttcagagtgtggaaagagattcagtcttaGTTCCAGTTTTCAACAGCatgagagaacccacacaggggagaagccttttgaatgctcagattgtggaaagaggTTTTGTCGGAGtgacagtcttcaacagcatcaaagaacccacacaggggagaaaccttttgaatgttcagagtgtgggaagagattcagtaggagtggcaatcttcaacaacatcaaagaattcacagtGGAGAAACCCTTTTAATgttcagtgtggaaagagattcagtctga
- the LOC132589100 gene encoding oocyte zinc finger protein XlCOF6-like isoform X5 produces MLDNCGNVASLESTDVPETAVETDEGLENFSRGSPQNISFPSELVATGGVEESFGEFQGFSLEKVQNEQAEGYFRNRDGLQRQEGSGMEKKHAMSFPRQEWGFDEIPGHNHLQWTHSGMKPFLCSKRGMMISSGRQGHVYFPNHIIIKACKCCFCGKYFRYRAQLLLHQRIHTAQKLFECSECGKRFSQNGSLQLHERTHTGEKPFECSECGKRFSRSGGLQQHQRTHTGEKPFECSECGKRFSQNGSLQLHERTHTGEKPFECSECGKKFSRSDNLQEHQRTHTGEKPFECSECGKRFSQNGSLQLHQRTHTGEKPFECSECGKKFSRSDNYQEHQRTHTGEKPCECSECGKRFSRSDNLQEHQRTHTGEKPFECSECGKRFSQNGTLQKHERIHTGEKPFQCFECGKRFSRSDGLQQHQRTHTGEKPFECSECGKRFSQNGTLQLHQRTHTGEKPFECSECGKKFSRSDNLQEHQRTHTGEKPFECSDCGKRFSLSSSLQKHQKTHTGEKPFECSECGKRFSLSSSLQEHQRTHTGEKPFECSECGKRFSRSGALQQHQRTHTGEKPFECSQCGKRFSQSGTLQQHLRTHTGEKPFECSQCGKRYSEYGSLQQHQRTHTGDKPFICLECGKRFSRSSSLQKHQRIHTGEKPFECSECGKRFSQNGTLQKHQITHTGEKPFECSECGKKFSQNGTLQQHQRTHTGEKPFECSECGKRFSLSSSFQQHERTHTGEKPFECSDCGKRFCRSDSLQQHQRTHTGEKPFECSECGKRFSRSGNLQQHQRIHSGETLLMFSVERDSV; encoded by the exons AAAGCACGGATGTACCAGAGACTGCAGTGGAGACAGACGAAGGGCTGGAGAACTTCTCAAGAGGGTCTCCACAGAATATTTCCTTCCCGAGTGAACTGGTTGCGA caggaggTGTGGAGGAGTCATTTGGGGAATTTCAGGGATTctcactggaaaaagtccagaatgaACAAGCCGAAGGATACTTCAGGAATAGAGATGGACTacagaggcaggaaggaagcgGTATGGAGAAGAAGCATGCTATGTCTTTTCCTCGCCAAGAATGGGGCTTCGATGAAATCCCAGGCCACAACCATCTCCAGTGGACTCATTCAGGAATGAAGCCTTTTCTCTGCTCAAAGAGAGGAATGATGATCTCCAGTGGAAGACAGGGTCATGTATATTTTCCAAACCACATTATAATAAAGGCATGTAAATGCTGTTTTTGCGGAAAGTACTTCCGATACAGAGCACAGCTTCTTCTACACCAAAGAATACACACAGCACAGaagctttttgaatgctcagagtgtggaaagagattcagtcaaaatgGAAGTCTTCAACTGCAcgaaagaacccacacaggtgagaaaccttttgaatgctcagagtgtggaaagagatttagccGGAGTGGTGgccttcaacagcatcaaagaacccacacaggggagaaaccttttgaatgttcagagtgtggaaagagattcagtcagaatggcagtcttcaactgcacgaaagaacccacacaggggagaaaccatttgaatgctcagagtgtggaaagaaattcagtaggAGTGACAATCTTCAAgaacatcaaagaacccacacaggggagaaaccttttgaatgctcagagtgtggaaagagattcagtcagaatggcagtcttcaactACACCAAAgaactcatacaggggagaaaccatttgaatgctcagaatgtggaaagaaatttagTAGGAGTGACAATTACCaggagcatcaaagaacccacacaggggagaaaccatgtgaatgttcagagtgtggcaagagattcagtaggagtgacaatcttcaagagcatcagagaacccatacaggggaaaagccttttgaatgctccgagtgtggaaagagattcagtcagaatggcactcttcaaaagcatgaaagaatccacacaggggagaaaccatttcagTGCTttgagtgtggaaaaagatttagTCGGAGTGatggtcttcaacagcatcaaagaacccacacaggggaaaaaccttttgaatgctcagagtgtggaaagagattcagtcagaatggcactcttcaactgcaccaaagaacccacacaggggagaaaccatttgaatgctcagagtgtggaaagaaattcagtaggAGTGacaatcttcaagagcatcaaagaacccacacaggggaaaaaccttttgaatgctcagactgtggaaagagattcagtctgagttccagtcttcaaaagcatcaaaaaacccacacaggggagaaaccatttgaatgctcagaatgtggaaagagattcagtctgagttccagtcttcaagagcatcaaagaacccatacaggggagaaaccttttgaatgctcagagtgtggaaagagattcagtaggagtggTGCACTTCAGCAGCATCAacgaactcacacaggggagaagccttttgaatgctcacagtgtggaaagagatttagtcagagtggtactcttcaacagcatctgagaacccacacaggggagaaaccttttgaatgctcacagtgtggaaagagatacaGTGAGTATGGCAGTCtgcaacagcatcaaagaacccacacaggggacaaaCCCTTTatatgcttagagtgtggaaagagatttagtcggaGTTCCAGTCTTCAgaagcatcaaagaatccacacaggggagaaaccttttgaatgctcagagtgtggaaagagattcagtcagaatggcactcttcaaaagcatcaaataacccatacaggggagaaaccttttgaatgttcagagtgtggaaagaaattcagtcagaatggcactcttcaacagcatcaaaggacccacacaggggagaaaccttttgaatgttcagagtgtggaaagagattcagtcttaGTTCCAGTTTTCAACAGCatgagagaacccacacaggggagaagccttttgaatgctcagattgtggaaagaggTTTTGTCGGAGtgacagtcttcaacagcatcaaagaacccacacaggggagaaaccttttgaatgttcagagtgtgggaagagattcagtaggagtggcaatcttcaacaacatcaaagaattcacagtGGAGAAACCCTTTTAATgttcagtgtggaaagagattcagtctga